From Deferrisoma camini S3R1, the proteins below share one genomic window:
- the leuD gene encoding 3-isopropylmalate dehydratase small subunit, whose product MKFRGRVWKFGPDIDTDRIIPARYLNTSDPAELAKHCMEDADPEFVAKMRPGDIILADKNFGCGSSREHAPIAIKAAGVSCVIARSFARIFYRNAFNMGLPIFECPEAFDGIEEGDEVEVDAGTGRIRNLTRGTEFRAAPIPPFMQELIADGGLMAHIAKRAAKG is encoded by the coding sequence ATGAAGTTTCGCGGACGGGTGTGGAAGTTCGGCCCCGACATCGACACGGACCGGATCATCCCGGCACGGTACCTGAACACCAGCGACCCGGCCGAGTTGGCCAAGCACTGCATGGAGGACGCGGACCCGGAGTTCGTAGCCAAGATGAGGCCCGGCGACATCATCCTGGCCGACAAGAACTTCGGGTGCGGCTCGAGCCGGGAGCACGCGCCGATCGCCATCAAGGCGGCCGGGGTGTCGTGCGTGATCGCCCGCAGCTTCGCCCGGATCTTCTACCGGAACGCGTTCAACATGGGGCTGCCGATCTTTGAGTGCCCCGAGGCGTTCGACGGGATCGAGGAGGGCGACGAGGTGGAGGTGGACGCTGGAACCGGCCGGATCCGGAACCTCACCCGCGGAACCGAGTTCCGGGCCGCCCCGATCCCGCCGTTCATGCAGGAGTTGATCGCCGACGGCGGCCTGATGGCCCACATCGCCAAGAGGGCCGCGAAGGGGTGA
- the leuC gene encoding 3-isopropylmalate dehydratase large subunit encodes MTITEKILAAHAGLDRVEPGQIVSVKVDVALGNDITAPIAIREFRRVGAERVFDRSRVVLVPDHFAPNKDIASAEQCKVLREFARDQDLEHYFETGEMGVEHALLPEQGIVVPGDVVIGADSHTCTYGALGAFSTGVGSTDLAAAMVTGEAWFKVPESIKFVYRGELPPWVEGKDLILYTIGRIGVDGALYRAMEFTGPVIERLGMDDRLTMANMAIEAGGKNGIIAPDATTRAYMEGRAKRPPVYYRSDPDARYAEVVEIDVGRIRPQVAFPHLPSNTRAIDDVGEVPIDQVVIGSCTNGRIEDLRRAARVLRGQRVAKYVRCIVIPATQQIYRQAMCEGLLEVFLDAGCAVSTPTCGPCLGGHMGILAKGERAVATTNRNFVGRMGHPESEVYLASPSVAAASAVKGRIASPEEVVA; translated from the coding sequence ATGACCATCACCGAAAAGATTCTCGCGGCCCACGCCGGTCTCGACCGGGTGGAGCCGGGCCAGATCGTGAGCGTCAAGGTGGACGTGGCCCTGGGCAACGACATCACCGCGCCCATCGCGATCCGCGAGTTCCGCCGCGTCGGCGCCGAGAGGGTGTTCGACCGGTCCCGGGTGGTGCTGGTGCCCGACCACTTCGCCCCCAACAAGGACATCGCCAGCGCCGAGCAGTGCAAGGTCCTCCGGGAGTTCGCCCGGGATCAGGACCTCGAACACTACTTCGAGACCGGCGAGATGGGGGTGGAGCACGCGCTGCTGCCCGAGCAGGGCATCGTGGTGCCGGGCGACGTGGTGATCGGCGCCGACAGTCACACCTGCACCTACGGGGCCCTGGGCGCCTTCTCCACCGGGGTCGGGTCCACGGACCTGGCCGCGGCCATGGTGACGGGTGAGGCCTGGTTCAAGGTGCCCGAGTCCATCAAGTTCGTGTACCGCGGCGAGCTCCCGCCGTGGGTGGAGGGCAAGGACCTGATCCTCTACACGATCGGCCGGATCGGCGTGGACGGGGCCCTGTACCGGGCCATGGAGTTCACCGGGCCGGTGATCGAGCGCCTGGGCATGGACGACCGGCTGACCATGGCCAACATGGCGATCGAGGCCGGCGGCAAGAACGGCATCATCGCCCCGGACGCCACGACCCGGGCCTACATGGAGGGCCGGGCCAAGCGGCCGCCCGTGTACTACCGGAGCGACCCCGACGCCCGGTACGCGGAGGTGGTCGAGATCGACGTGGGCCGGATCCGGCCCCAGGTGGCCTTCCCCCATCTGCCCTCCAACACCCGGGCCATCGACGACGTGGGCGAGGTGCCCATCGACCAGGTGGTGATCGGCTCGTGCACCAACGGCCGCATCGAGGACCTGCGGCGGGCCGCCCGGGTGCTCCGGGGCCAGCGGGTGGCCAAGTACGTGCGGTGCATCGTGATCCCGGCCACCCAGCAGATCTACCGCCAGGCCATGTGCGAGGGCCTGCTGGAGGTGTTCCTGGACGCCGGCTGCGCGGTGTCCACCCCCACCTGCGGCCCGTGCCTCGGGGGGCACATGGGCATCCTGGCCAAGGGCGAGCGGGCGGTGGCGACCACGAACCGGAACTTCGTGGGCCGCATGGGCCATCCGGAGAGCGAGGTGTACCTGGCGAGCCCCTCGGTGGCCGCGGCCAGCGCGGTGAAGGGGCGGATCGCGAGCCCCGAGGAGGTGGTGGCATGA
- a CDS encoding 2-isopropylmalate synthase — METVKIFDTTLRDGEQSPGASMNLEEKLRVAQALERLRVDVIEAGFPISSPGDFDAVKMIADKVRGCEVAGLARANRADIDRAWEALKGGENPRIHTFIATSPIHMEHKLRKSPDQVLEQAVEAVKHACRYTSNVEFSAEDAVRSDLEFLCRVVEAVIEAGATTVNIPDTVGYAVPEEFGEMIRRVMERVPNIDRAVVSVHCHNDLGLAVANSLAAVEAGARQVECTINGIGERAGNASLEELVMALRTRADRLPYTTRIDTQHIYPTSRLVSLITGLPVQPNKAVVGANAFAHESGIHQDGVLKEKTTYEIMTPESVGIPTNALVLGKHSGRHAFREKVKALGYDLTDEQMESAFEAFKALADKKKTVYDEDVDALIAERVLRLPDRYRLLYLNVNSGTVTVPTATVQLLMDGVARQEAGFGDGPVDAAFSVIKKLTGRKPRLVHFSINSITGGTDAQAEVSVRIEEDGVLANGQAADTDIVVASAKAFVHALNKLEHRKQKSFAAHL, encoded by the coding sequence ATGGAGACCGTGAAGATCTTCGACACGACCTTGCGCGACGGGGAGCAGAGCCCCGGCGCGTCCATGAACCTCGAGGAAAAGCTGCGGGTCGCCCAGGCCCTGGAGCGGCTGCGGGTCGACGTGATCGAGGCCGGGTTCCCGATCTCGTCCCCGGGCGACTTCGACGCGGTGAAGATGATCGCCGACAAGGTGCGGGGGTGCGAGGTGGCGGGGCTGGCCCGGGCCAACCGGGCCGACATCGACCGGGCCTGGGAGGCCCTCAAGGGGGGCGAGAACCCCCGCATCCACACGTTCATCGCCACCAGCCCGATCCACATGGAGCACAAGCTCCGCAAGTCCCCGGACCAGGTGCTGGAGCAGGCCGTGGAGGCCGTGAAGCACGCGTGCCGGTACACCTCGAACGTGGAGTTCTCGGCCGAGGACGCGGTGCGCAGCGACCTGGAGTTCCTGTGCCGGGTGGTGGAGGCCGTGATCGAGGCCGGGGCCACCACCGTGAACATCCCCGACACGGTGGGCTACGCCGTGCCGGAGGAGTTCGGGGAGATGATCCGCCGGGTCATGGAGCGGGTGCCCAACATCGATCGGGCCGTGGTGTCGGTGCACTGCCACAACGACCTGGGCCTGGCCGTGGCCAACTCGCTGGCGGCCGTGGAGGCCGGGGCCCGGCAGGTGGAGTGCACGATCAACGGCATCGGCGAGCGGGCCGGGAACGCCTCGCTGGAGGAGCTGGTGATGGCCCTGCGCACCCGGGCCGACCGCCTGCCCTACACGACCCGGATCGACACCCAGCACATCTACCCCACCAGCCGGTTGGTCAGCCTGATCACGGGCCTGCCGGTCCAGCCCAACAAGGCGGTCGTGGGCGCCAACGCGTTCGCCCACGAGTCGGGCATCCACCAGGACGGGGTGCTCAAGGAGAAGACCACCTACGAGATCATGACCCCGGAGAGCGTGGGGATCCCCACCAACGCCCTGGTGCTGGGCAAGCACTCCGGCCGGCACGCATTCCGAGAGAAGGTCAAGGCCCTGGGCTACGACCTCACGGACGAGCAGATGGAGAGCGCCTTCGAGGCGTTCAAGGCCCTGGCCGACAAGAAGAAGACGGTCTACGACGAGGACGTGGACGCCCTGATCGCCGAGCGGGTGCTGCGGCTGCCCGACCGGTACCGCCTGCTGTACCTGAACGTGAACTCGGGCACGGTCACCGTGCCCACCGCCACGGTGCAGCTCCTCATGGACGGGGTGGCCCGCCAGGAGGCCGGGTTTGGCGACGGGCCGGTGGACGCGGCCTTCTCGGTGATCAAGAAGCTCACCGGCCGTAAGCCCCGGCTGGTGCACTTCTCCATCAACTCGATCACCGGCGGCACCGACGCCCAGGCCGAGGTGAGCGTGCGCATCGAGGAGGACGGGGTGCTGGCCAACGGCCAGGCCGCCGACACCGACATCGTGGTGGCCTCGGCCAAGGCGTTCGTGCACGCCCTGAACAAGCTGGAGCACCGCAAGCAGAAGAGCTTCGCGGCCCACCTCTGA
- the ilvC gene encoding ketol-acid reductoisomerase: protein MKIYYDKDADLGLLKDKTIAVIGYGSQGHAHANNLRDSGLNVVVGLRPDGASAQKARAAGFEVLPVDEAARKAQVVMILLPDELQGEVFRSQIASALEPGDYLAFAHGFNIHFGQIVPAEGVNVFMVAPKGPGHLVRAEYERGRGVPCLIAVDRDPAGNTRDVALAYASAIGGGRAGVIETTFREETETDLFGEQAVLCGGVTALIQAGFETLVEAGYAPEMAYFECLHELKLIVDLIYEGGIANMRYSVSNTAQYGDLTRGPRVIDPRVKAEMKRILEEIQTGQFAREWILENRAGRPVFNALTRRGDEHPIEEVGQRLRSMMPWLQEGRLVDRSKN, encoded by the coding sequence ATGAAGATCTACTACGACAAGGACGCGGACCTCGGGCTCCTCAAGGACAAAACGATCGCGGTGATCGGGTACGGGAGCCAGGGCCACGCCCACGCGAACAACCTACGCGACTCGGGCCTGAACGTGGTGGTGGGGCTGCGGCCCGACGGGGCCTCGGCCCAGAAGGCCCGGGCCGCCGGGTTCGAGGTGCTGCCCGTGGACGAGGCCGCCCGCAAGGCCCAGGTGGTCATGATCCTCCTGCCCGACGAGCTCCAGGGCGAGGTGTTCCGCAGCCAGATCGCCTCGGCCCTGGAGCCGGGCGACTACCTGGCCTTTGCCCACGGGTTCAACATCCACTTCGGCCAGATCGTGCCCGCCGAAGGGGTCAACGTGTTCATGGTGGCCCCCAAGGGGCCCGGCCACCTGGTGCGGGCCGAGTACGAGCGGGGCCGGGGCGTGCCGTGCCTCATCGCCGTGGACCGGGACCCGGCCGGCAACACCCGGGACGTGGCCCTGGCCTACGCCTCGGCCATCGGCGGCGGCCGGGCCGGCGTGATCGAGACCACCTTCCGGGAGGAGACCGAGACCGACCTGTTCGGGGAGCAGGCCGTGCTGTGCGGCGGGGTGACGGCCCTGATCCAGGCCGGGTTCGAGACGCTGGTCGAGGCCGGGTACGCCCCGGAGATGGCCTACTTCGAGTGCCTGCACGAGCTCAAGCTGATCGTGGACCTGATCTACGAGGGCGGCATCGCCAACATGCGCTACTCGGTGTCGAACACGGCCCAGTACGGTGACCTGACCCGGGGCCCCCGGGTGATCGACCCGCGGGTCAAGGCCGAGATGAAGCGGATCCTGGAGGAGATCCAGACCGGGCAGTTCGCCCGGGAGTGGATCCTGGAGAACCGGGCCGGCCGGCCGGTGTTCAACGCCCTGACCCGCCGGGGTGACGAGCACCCCATCGAGGAGGTGGGCCAGCGGCTGCGGTCCATGATGCCCTGGCTCCAGGAGGGGCGGTTGGTGGACCGGTCCAAGAACTAG
- the ilvN gene encoding acetolactate synthase small subunit: protein MRHTINVLVENEFGVLARVAGLFSGRGFNIDSLSVAETQDPTVSLMTIVTRGDDQIIEQIIKQLHKLVNVLKVTDLHEGQYLDRELVLVKVAATAETKPEILRLMDIFRGKIVDVSPKTYTVEVTGGEDKIRAVLELMRPLGIKEVVRTGKVAMPRGMQNGG, encoded by the coding sequence ATGCGCCATACGATCAACGTGCTGGTGGAGAACGAGTTCGGGGTCCTGGCCCGGGTGGCGGGGCTGTTCAGCGGCAGGGGGTTCAACATCGACAGCCTGTCGGTGGCCGAGACCCAGGATCCCACGGTGAGCCTGATGACCATCGTCACCCGAGGCGACGACCAGATCATCGAGCAGATCATCAAGCAGCTGCACAAACTGGTGAATGTGCTCAAGGTGACGGATCTCCACGAGGGCCAGTACCTGGACCGGGAGCTGGTCCTTGTGAAGGTGGCGGCCACGGCCGAGACCAAGCCGGAGATCCTCCGGCTCATGGACATCTTCCGGGGCAAGATCGTGGACGTGAGCCCCAAGACCTACACGGTGGAGGTGACGGGCGGCGAGGACAAGATCCGCGCCGTCCTGGAGCTGATGCGGCCCCTGGGCATCAAAGAGGTGGTGCGCACGGGCAAGGTGGCCATGCCCAGGGGCATGCAGAACGGGGGGTGA
- the ilvB gene encoding biosynthetic-type acetolactate synthase large subunit, with protein sequence MERTGAEIFVESLRKEGVHTLFGYPGGVVLNIYDVLYDSDIRHILVRHEQAAVHAADGYARATGEVGVALVTSGPGATNTVTGLATAYMDSVPIVVFSGQVPTHLIGNDAFQEADIVGITRPCTKHNYLVKDVRDLARVIKEAFYLARSGRPGPVLVDLPKDVIVGRAEYVYPEAAKLRGYNPTYEGHLGQIKKALKAVHESRRPVVYAGGGVILSNASRELTEFARRLRLPVTTTLMGLGAFPGSDPLFLGMLGMHGTYRANMAVSHADLLVAVGARFDDRVTGKIDEFAPNAKIVHVDIDPTSISKNVQVDIPIVGDAKNVLKKMLGLVHGPEWEARDEVLREWHAEIEAWRRAHRMDYGQGEDVIKPQYVVEQLHEATAGRCIVSTEVGQNQMWAAQYFRLEEPRCWLTSGGLGTMGYGFPAAIGAQAAFPDRVVIDIAGDGSIQMNIQELATAVQYELPVKVAILNNGFLGMVRQWQELFYDRRYSHTRMDVAPDFVKLAEAYGALGLRATRPDEVRPVIEQALAHPGPVLMDFHVDPEEGVYPMVPAGAPLTKMLLL encoded by the coding sequence GTGGAACGAACCGGTGCCGAGATCTTCGTGGAGAGTTTGCGCAAGGAGGGGGTGCACACCCTGTTCGGCTACCCCGGCGGGGTGGTGCTGAACATCTACGACGTGCTGTACGACTCGGACATCCGCCACATCCTGGTCCGGCACGAGCAGGCGGCGGTGCACGCGGCCGACGGGTACGCCCGGGCCACCGGCGAGGTGGGGGTGGCCCTCGTGACCTCGGGCCCCGGCGCCACCAACACCGTCACCGGACTGGCCACGGCCTACATGGACTCGGTGCCGATCGTGGTGTTCTCGGGCCAGGTGCCCACCCACCTGATCGGCAACGACGCGTTCCAAGAGGCCGACATCGTGGGGATCACCCGGCCGTGCACCAAGCACAACTATCTGGTCAAGGACGTCCGGGACCTGGCCCGGGTCATCAAGGAGGCGTTCTACCTGGCCCGTTCGGGCCGGCCGGGCCCGGTGCTGGTGGACCTGCCCAAGGACGTGATCGTGGGCCGGGCCGAGTACGTGTACCCCGAGGCCGCCAAGCTGCGGGGGTACAACCCGACGTACGAAGGGCACCTGGGCCAGATCAAGAAGGCCCTGAAGGCCGTCCACGAGTCCCGGCGGCCGGTGGTGTACGCGGGCGGCGGCGTGATCCTGTCGAACGCGTCCCGGGAGCTGACCGAGTTCGCCCGGCGACTCAGGCTGCCGGTGACCACCACCCTGATGGGCCTGGGCGCCTTTCCGGGAAGCGACCCCCTGTTCCTGGGCATGCTGGGCATGCACGGCACCTACCGGGCCAACATGGCCGTGAGCCACGCCGACCTGCTGGTGGCGGTGGGGGCCCGGTTCGACGACCGGGTGACCGGCAAGATCGACGAGTTCGCGCCCAACGCGAAGATCGTCCACGTGGACATCGACCCCACCTCCATCTCGAAGAACGTCCAGGTGGACATCCCCATCGTGGGCGACGCCAAGAACGTGCTGAAGAAGATGCTCGGGCTGGTCCACGGCCCCGAGTGGGAAGCCCGGGACGAGGTCCTGCGGGAGTGGCACGCCGAGATCGAGGCGTGGCGCCGGGCCCACCGGATGGACTACGGCCAGGGCGAGGACGTGATCAAGCCCCAGTACGTGGTGGAGCAGCTCCACGAGGCCACGGCAGGCCGCTGCATCGTCTCGACCGAGGTGGGCCAGAACCAGATGTGGGCCGCCCAGTACTTCCGTCTGGAGGAGCCCCGGTGCTGGCTGACCTCCGGTGGCCTGGGCACCATGGGCTACGGGTTCCCGGCGGCCATCGGGGCCCAGGCCGCGTTCCCCGACCGGGTGGTGATCGACATCGCCGGCGACGGCTCGATCCAGATGAACATCCAGGAGCTGGCCACGGCCGTGCAGTACGAGCTACCGGTGAAGGTGGCCATCCTGAACAACGGGTTCCTGGGCATGGTGAGGCAGTGGCAGGAGCTGTTCTACGACCGCAGGTACTCCCACACCCGCATGGACGTGGCCCCCGATTTCGTGAAGCTGGCCGAGGCGTACGGTGCCTTGGGGCTCCGGGCCACCCGGCCTGACGAGGTGCGGCCGGTGATCGAGCAGGCCCTGGCCCACCCGGGCCCGGTGCTGATGGACTTCCATGTGGATCCGGAGGAGGGGGTGTACCCCATGGTGCCGGCCGGGGCTCCCCTGACCAAGATGCTGCTGCTGTAA
- the ilvD gene encoding dihydroxy-acid dehydratase, producing MRSDRITQGLERAPHRALLSATGMPRNELGKPLIGIASSFTDLIAGHVGMRDLERFAEKGVHAGGGYPFLFGVPGICDGIAMGHGGMRYSLPSRELIADMIESVVEAHSLDGLVLLTNCDKITPGMLMAAARLDVPSIVVTAGPMMAGRYRGRRLSFVRDTFEAMARHQAGEIGAEELEACEQEACPGCGSCQGLYTANTMACLTEALGMSLPGCGTALAVSARKRHLAYASGQRVVELVRQGVRPRHVMTPGAFANAIRLDLALGGSTNSVLHLCAIAREAGVDLPLERFDELSRETPQLCSLRPAGDHFMEDLDAAGGVMAVLHRLADRLVEAPSVAEVSVRQAAASVEWLDDAVIRSAEEPVRPEGGIAILRGSLAPDGAVVKQSGVSPGMMRFVGTARCFDSEEAAMAAIMGGEIRPGTVVVIRYEGPRGGPGMREMLAPTAALMGMGLGESVALVTDGRFSGGTRGPCVGHVSPEAAAGGPIALVQDGDEVELDIPGRRLELRVDPAELEARRGRWVEPEPKVSAGWLLRYARLVTSANTGAVLQG from the coding sequence GTGAGAAGCGACCGCATCACCCAGGGACTGGAACGGGCCCCCCACAGGGCCCTGCTCTCGGCCACCGGCATGCCGAGGAACGAGCTCGGCAAGCCCCTGATCGGGATCGCCTCCAGTTTCACCGACCTGATCGCCGGCCACGTGGGCATGCGCGACCTGGAGCGGTTCGCCGAGAAGGGGGTGCACGCCGGGGGCGGCTACCCGTTCCTGTTCGGGGTGCCGGGCATCTGCGACGGCATCGCCATGGGCCACGGGGGCATGCGCTACAGCCTGCCCAGCCGCGAGCTCATCGCGGACATGATCGAGAGCGTGGTCGAGGCCCACAGCCTCGACGGCCTGGTGCTCCTGACCAACTGCGACAAGATCACCCCCGGCATGCTGATGGCCGCGGCCCGGCTCGACGTGCCGTCCATCGTGGTGACGGCCGGGCCCATGATGGCCGGCCGGTACCGGGGTCGGAGGCTCAGCTTCGTGCGGGACACCTTCGAGGCCATGGCCCGGCACCAGGCCGGCGAGATCGGGGCCGAGGAGCTGGAGGCCTGCGAGCAGGAGGCCTGCCCCGGATGCGGCTCCTGCCAGGGGCTCTACACGGCCAACACCATGGCCTGCCTGACCGAGGCCCTGGGCATGAGCCTTCCCGGCTGCGGCACGGCGCTCGCCGTGAGCGCTCGGAAGCGCCACCTGGCCTATGCCAGCGGCCAGCGGGTGGTGGAGCTGGTGCGGCAGGGGGTCCGGCCCCGGCACGTCATGACCCCCGGCGCGTTCGCCAACGCGATCCGCCTGGACCTGGCCCTGGGCGGCAGCACCAACTCCGTGCTCCACCTGTGCGCCATCGCCCGGGAGGCCGGGGTGGACCTGCCCCTGGAGCGGTTCGACGAGCTGAGCCGCGAGACCCCCCAGCTGTGCTCCCTGCGCCCGGCGGGGGACCACTTCATGGAGGACCTGGACGCGGCCGGCGGGGTGATGGCGGTGCTCCACCGGCTGGCGGACCGGCTGGTCGAGGCCCCGTCGGTGGCGGAGGTCTCGGTGCGCCAGGCGGCGGCCTCGGTGGAGTGGCTCGACGACGCGGTGATCCGATCCGCGGAAGAGCCGGTGCGGCCCGAGGGGGGCATCGCGATCCTGCGAGGGAGCCTCGCGCCGGACGGGGCCGTGGTCAAGCAGTCGGGGGTGAGCCCGGGCATGATGCGGTTCGTGGGCACGGCGCGGTGCTTCGACTCGGAAGAGGCGGCCATGGCCGCCATCATGGGAGGCGAGATCCGGCCGGGCACCGTGGTGGTGATCCGATACGAAGGGCCGCGGGGCGGGCCGGGCATGCGGGAGATGCTGGCGCCCACCGCCGCGCTCATGGGGATGGGCCTGGGGGAGAGTGTGGCCCTGGTGACCGACGGCCGGTTCAGCGGGGGCACCCGCGGGCCGTGCGTGGGCCACGTGAGCCCCGAGGCCGCGGCCGGCGGTCCCATCGCCCTGGTGCAAGACGGCGACGAGGTGGAGCTGGACATCCCCGGCCGGCGGCTCGAGCTGCGGGTGGACCCGGCCGAGCTCGAGGCCCGCCGCGGCCGGTGGGTCGAGCCCGAGCCCAAGGTCTCGGCCGGCTGGCTCCTTCGGTACGCTCGACTTGTTACCTCGGCCAACACCGGGGCCGTGCTGCAGGGCTGA